CTGAAGAGCGACCGGCAGGTGTGGATAGACAGCATCACCAAGTACACCGCGCTGGATCCCAAGGTGGCCGCCTCCGCGCTGGAGAATGCCTATCCCGACTATGCGATGTACCAGAAGCAGACCCTGGCCATCGCCAAGATGATGAAGGACCTGCACTACGTGTCCACCGACGTCAGCGGCCAGATCCCCTCGCACATGGATTACAGCTTCCTGGTCAAGGCCACGGGCAAATCCAAGAGCGACCTGGGCGACTGACGCCCGGGCACGGAGAATCCGATGCGTCTATTCGCCCATAAGGAGCGGCTGGTGGTGCCGGTCGTCGTCCTGCTTGCCTGGGAGGCATTCTCCCGGTCCGGCCTGATTCCGCCCGCGCTGCTGCCCGCGCCGTCGCGCGTGCTGTGGACCTGGGCCGACTGGATATTCGGCACCGATGGCAGCACGCAATCCTATAGCGGCGAATGGCTGCCGGCCGCCTTCGCCAGCCTGCTGCGCGTCCTGGCGGGCTATGCGATCGCTGCGGTCAGCGGCATCCTGCTGGGCATCGCCATCGGCTGGTGGCGCTGGGTCGAGAAGACCATCGAACCGACGATACAGGTGCTGCGGCCCATCCCGCCGGTGTCATGGATCCCGCTCGCCATCATCTGGTTCGGCATCGCCAACAAGCCGGCTATTTTCCTGGTGTTCCTGGGCGCCTTCTTTCCCATCCTGATGAACACCATCCATGGCGTGAAGAACGTGGATCGCAACCTGATCCGCGCCGCGGCCATGATGGACGCGACCCAATGGCAGCTGTTGCGCCACGTGGTGCTGCCCGCCGCGCTGCCCAGCATCTTCTCCGGCCTGCGCATCGCCATCGGCTCCGCCTGGATGCTGACGGTCACCGCCGAGATGGTCGCGGTCAAGAGCGGACTGGGCTATTCCCTGTGGGATTCGTATTACTTCCTGCGCTACGACCTGGTCATCGCCGCGATGGTCAGCATCGGCCTGCTGGGCTACCTGTCGGACCTGCTGCTGAAGATCATCATGAACGCCTGCCTGCACTGGCAGCGCGGCTCCACGCTGCAGGGCAGCCAGCAAACCGCGGGAGGCGGACGATGAGCCACGTCGTATTCGAGAACATCGGCAAGACCTTCTACGACTCGCGCCGCAACACCGAGCTGCTGACGCTGCAGGACGTCTCGCTGAGCGTGGGCCATCATGAACTGCTGTGCCTGCTGGGGCCATCGGGCTGCGGCAAGTCCACGCTGCTGAACATGCTGGCGGGCTTCGAGCATCCCACCAGCGGCCGCGTCACTGTCGAAGGCAAGCCCGTGACCCGGCCAGGCGCCGACCGCGGCATGGTGTTCCAGCAGGCCACGCTCATGCCCTGGCTGCCGGTCTGGGACAACGTGGCCTTTCCCTACCGCCTGCGCGGCAAGTCCAAGGACGAACGCCGCCGGCTGGCGCAGCCCTATATCGACCTGGTGGGCCTGACCGGGTTCGAGGACCACTACCCGTCCGAACTCTCGGGGGGCATGAGCCAGCGCGTGGGCATCGCCCGCGCATTGCTGCTCAATCCCGGCGTGATCCTGATGGACGAACCTTTCGCCGCGCTCGATGCGCAGACCAAGGCCGACATCCAGGAAGAGCTGGTGTCGATCTGGCAGAAGTCCCGATCGACCATCGTCTTCGTCACGCACAGCGTGGAAGAAGCCCTGATCCTGGGCACCCAGGTCGCCGTCATGACGCACCGGCCCGGACGCATCCGCGAATTGATCCCTATCGACCTGCCCCGACCGCGCGACACCACGTCGGCGCTGTTCAACGAAATCAAGCGCCACGTGCTGGCCCTGATCCGCGAAGAGGCCGCGCTGGCCCGCGCGGCGTAAGGCTATCCACGGCGGCCACTAGCTGGAACTGAAAAACCATGACGATGAAACGCCTGCTGCTCGGCATGCTGACCCCTTCCTCCAACACCGTGCTGGAACCCGTGACCAGCGCCATGCTCGCCGGACTGGACGACGCCAGCGCGCATTTCGGCCGCTTTCCCGTCACCGAGATCGCGCTGTCGGACAGCGCGCTGGCGCAGTTCGACGACACGCCCATCCTGCGCGCCGCCGAATTGCTGGCGCACGCCAGGATGGATGTGATCTGCTGGAACGGCACCTCGTCCGGCTGGCTGGGTTTCGAGGCCGACCACGAACTGTGCCGCCGCATCGAAGCCGCCACCGGCATCCCCGCCTGCACCTCGGTGTTGGCGCTGAACGAGATTTTCGACCTCACCGCGGTCAAGCGGTATGCGATGGTGACGCCCTACACCGACGACGTGCAGGCGCGCATCCTGGCCAATTATGCGCAGGCCGGCTACGAGTGCGTGGCCGAACGGCATCTGGGCAAGCGCGACAATTTTTCTTTCTCCGAGGTGGACGCCGATACGTTGCGCGGCATGGTACGCGAGGTCGCGTCCGCCAAACCGCAGGCCATCTCGATCTTCTGCACCAATCTGCGCGGCGCCCCGCTGGTGCGGGAACTGGAACAGGAAGTCGGCATTCCCATCTACGACACCATCGCCACCGCCGTGTGGAAATCGCTGCGGATCGCGGGCGGCGACGTCAAGCGCGTGCATGGCTGGGGCTCGCTGTTTCAGGAGGTGGCATGAGCCTTCCCGACTCGCCCGGCGCCTACGACCTGGTGGTGCGCAATGCCCGCGTCGCCACCGCGGCCGATGTTTTCGAGACCGACATCGGCGTGCGTGACGGCCGCATCGCCGCGCTGGCGCGCGGGCTGCCGGCGGGCGCCCGTGAAATCGATGCCGCCGGCCGCTGGGTCCTGCCAGGCGGCGTGGACGCCCATTGCCACCTGGCGCAGAAGACCGGCGACGGCTCCGTCATGGCCGACGACTTCCGGTCGGGCACCCGCTCGGCCGCCTGCGGCGGCACCACCACGGTGATCCCCTTCGCGGCGCAGCTCAAGGGCGAATCGCTGGCGCAGGCGGTGCGCGACTACCACGCCGTGGCCGACGGCCAGGCCTGCATCGACTACGCCTTCCACATGATCGTCGCCGACGCCACGCCCAGCGTCACGAACGAAGAACTGCCGGCACTGATCGACCAGGGCTATACGTCGTTCAAAATCTACATGACCTACGACGACCTGAAGCTGGACGACCGCCAGATCCTGGACGTGCTGTATGCCGCGCGGCGCCACGGCGCCATGACCATGATCCACGCGGAAAGCAGCGACTGCATCGCCTGGCTGGCCGACCGCATGCTGGCCGAAGGGCTGGATACGCCGCCCTACCACGCGCTGTCGCGGCCGCCGG
This genomic interval from Bordetella genomosp. 8 contains the following:
- a CDS encoding ABC transporter permease — translated: MRLFAHKERLVVPVVVLLAWEAFSRSGLIPPALLPAPSRVLWTWADWIFGTDGSTQSYSGEWLPAAFASLLRVLAGYAIAAVSGILLGIAIGWWRWVEKTIEPTIQVLRPIPPVSWIPLAIIWFGIANKPAIFLVFLGAFFPILMNTIHGVKNVDRNLIRAAAMMDATQWQLLRHVVLPAALPSIFSGLRIAIGSAWMLTVTAEMVAVKSGLGYSLWDSYYFLRYDLVIAAMVSIGLLGYLSDLLLKIIMNACLHWQRGSTLQGSQQTAGGGR
- a CDS encoding ABC transporter ATP-binding protein, which gives rise to MSHVVFENIGKTFYDSRRNTELLTLQDVSLSVGHHELLCLLGPSGCGKSTLLNMLAGFEHPTSGRVTVEGKPVTRPGADRGMVFQQATLMPWLPVWDNVAFPYRLRGKSKDERRRLAQPYIDLVGLTGFEDHYPSELSGGMSQRVGIARALLLNPGVILMDEPFAALDAQTKADIQEELVSIWQKSRSTIVFVTHSVEEALILGTQVAVMTHRPGRIRELIPIDLPRPRDTTSALFNEIKRHVLALIREEAALARAA
- a CDS encoding maleate cis-trans isomerase family protein codes for the protein MTMKRLLLGMLTPSSNTVLEPVTSAMLAGLDDASAHFGRFPVTEIALSDSALAQFDDTPILRAAELLAHARMDVICWNGTSSGWLGFEADHELCRRIEAATGIPACTSVLALNEIFDLTAVKRYAMVTPYTDDVQARILANYAQAGYECVAERHLGKRDNFSFSEVDADTLRGMVREVASAKPQAISIFCTNLRGAPLVRELEQEVGIPIYDTIATAVWKSLRIAGGDVKRVHGWGSLFQEVA